A genomic window from Flavobacterium phycosphaerae includes:
- the neuC gene encoding UDP-N-acetylglucosamine 2-epimerase produces MSTKRKIAVVITARPSYSRVKTVLTAIQKHPELELQLIIAASALLDRYGSAVNYIEKDGFEIAAKVFNVLEGENLTAAAKTTGIGILELSTVFDNLRPDIVVTVADRFETMATAISASFMNIPLAHIQGGEVTGNIDEKVRHSITKLADYHFVASENAKQRVIQLGENETMVFNTGCPSIDIAQEVSKHTQLTFNPYEKYGGVGSQPDLSKGYMVVMQHPVTNEYQDSRKHVEATLRAIQTINKPTLWFWPNVDAGADGTSSGIRSFREKYKMENVHFFKNMEGDDFLNLLNASLCLIGNSSVGIRECAYLGVPVVNIGSRQNRRDRGENVVDVSYDETEIVNAITSILKENNRPKSAVYGGGNAGKKIALLLKELPLQFHKTITY; encoded by the coding sequence ATGAGTACAAAAAGAAAAATAGCGGTGGTCATCACAGCAAGGCCTTCTTATAGTAGAGTTAAAACCGTTTTAACGGCTATCCAAAAACACCCCGAATTGGAGTTGCAACTCATCATTGCGGCCTCCGCTTTGTTGGATAGGTATGGAAGTGCTGTAAATTATATAGAAAAAGATGGATTTGAAATTGCGGCCAAAGTGTTCAATGTTTTGGAAGGAGAAAATCTAACTGCCGCTGCCAAAACTACCGGTATCGGAATTTTAGAATTATCAACGGTTTTCGATAATCTTCGACCGGATATAGTAGTAACCGTTGCCGATCGATTTGAAACCATGGCAACCGCTATTTCAGCTTCGTTTATGAATATTCCGCTCGCGCATATTCAAGGAGGAGAAGTGACCGGAAACATTGATGAAAAAGTAAGACATTCTATTACCAAACTGGCGGATTACCATTTTGTAGCTTCTGAAAATGCCAAGCAAAGAGTCATTCAACTAGGCGAAAATGAAACCATGGTTTTCAACACCGGCTGTCCTTCCATTGATATTGCCCAAGAAGTTTCAAAGCATACGCAGCTCACTTTTAATCCGTATGAAAAATACGGTGGAGTGGGTTCGCAACCCGATTTGAGTAAAGGCTACATGGTTGTTATGCAACATCCGGTAACCAATGAATACCAAGATTCTCGTAAGCATGTCGAAGCGACTTTGCGTGCTATACAAACCATCAATAAACCAACGTTGTGGTTTTGGCCCAATGTGGATGCTGGTGCCGATGGAACCTCTTCAGGTATTCGTTCTTTCCGAGAAAAATATAAAATGGAAAATGTCCATTTCTTCAAAAATATGGAAGGCGACGATTTCCTGAATCTGCTGAATGCTTCTCTTTGCCTAATCGGAAATTCCAGCGTTGGGATTCGTGAATGTGCTTATTTAGGCGTTCCGGTAGTCAATATCGGTTCGCGCCAAAATCGCCGTGATCGTGGAGAAAATGTAGTCGATGTTTCTTATGATGAAACCGAAATTGTAAACGCAATTACTTCAATTTTAAAAGAAAATAACCGCCCAAAATCAGCCGTATACGGTGGCGGAAATGCCGGCAAAAAAATTGCCTTATTGCTCAAAGAATTACCGTTACAATTTCATAAAACCATTACCTATTAA
- a CDS encoding N-acetylneuraminate synthase family protein, with the protein MKTKPYLIAEIAQAHDGSLGVLHAYIDAVAKTGVQAIKFQMHIAEAESSIHEPFRVKFSKEDATRYDYWKRMEFSLSQWKDIKKHCDEVNLDFICSPFSNLAVDWLEEVGVHTYKIGSGEVTNFLLLEKITQTGKPIILSSGMSSFAELDKTIEFLRGKEANFSILQCTTAYPTKPEEYGLNVVKELKERYQVPVGFSDHSAKIATGIAAVALGAEILEFHVVFHRDLFGPDAIASLTIEETKALAEAVHAIHLAQNNPIDKNNNDSFKTLKTIFEKSLAVNKNLPKGHVLSFNDLESKKPSGYGISATNFQSVIGRKLKSDKSQWDFLNEEDLA; encoded by the coding sequence ATGAAAACCAAACCCTATTTAATTGCTGAAATTGCTCAAGCTCACGACGGAAGTTTGGGTGTGTTGCATGCTTACATCGATGCTGTTGCCAAAACCGGCGTTCAGGCGATTAAGTTTCAAATGCATATAGCCGAAGCCGAAAGTAGTATACACGAGCCATTTCGGGTAAAATTTTCGAAAGAAGATGCCACGCGTTACGACTATTGGAAACGAATGGAATTTTCACTTAGCCAATGGAAGGATATTAAAAAGCATTGTGATGAGGTGAATTTAGATTTTATTTGTTCTCCTTTCAGCAACTTAGCTGTTGATTGGCTCGAAGAAGTGGGAGTGCATACTTATAAAATAGGTTCGGGGGAAGTGACCAATTTTCTTTTATTGGAAAAAATCACCCAAACCGGAAAACCCATTATCCTTTCTTCAGGGATGAGCAGTTTTGCTGAATTAGACAAAACAATTGAATTCCTTAGGGGTAAGGAAGCCAACTTTTCCATCTTGCAATGCACTACAGCCTACCCAACAAAACCGGAAGAGTACGGACTTAATGTTGTCAAGGAACTAAAAGAACGCTATCAGGTTCCTGTTGGTTTTTCCGATCATTCGGCCAAAATAGCCACCGGAATAGCCGCCGTAGCACTGGGTGCTGAAATCCTGGAATTTCATGTGGTTTTCCATCGTGACCTTTTCGGACCGGATGCCATTGCCTCTTTAACTATAGAGGAAACAAAGGCATTAGCCGAAGCAGTTCATGCGATTCATTTGGCACAAAACAACCCGATAGATAAAAACAACAACGACAGTTTCAAAACATTGAAGACTATCTTTGAAAAATCGTTGGCTGTAAATAAAAATTTACCCAAAGGCCATGTACTTTCCTTCAACGATTTGGAAAGTAAAAAACCCAGCGGATATGGCATCTCTGCTACCAATTTCCAATCAGTTATCGGCAGAAAATTAAAAAGTGATAAGTCCCAATGGGATTTTTTGAATGAAGAAGATTTAGCATGA
- a CDS encoding glycosyltransferase family 2 protein, translated as MDLSFIIVNFNTDALTLQAVNSVFEFTVGLQCEVIVVDNNSRATQLNTLLEGKKNVQFIALSENLGFGKANNKALPFCKGKYIFLLNSDAYLIDDGIKQLFGFMEAEANSDVAICGTNLIDGNHQPNLCYGNFLTEDKLLYDLGLKKIKDAAYLKQINAISKKCDFDHPTEVDYVSGAALLIRKEKIQSLGLFDPRFHMYYEDMELCYRYIKNGCKVVLNPKVTLVHLGGKSTFLNGFDINRVTMMVLKSKYIFTLNFLSPTKAYFYYLLSIILFQYKRMVNTVKSFIIKIVRR; from the coding sequence ATGGACCTCTCATTTATTATTGTAAATTTTAATACCGATGCTTTAACACTGCAAGCTGTGAATTCTGTTTTTGAATTTACTGTCGGTTTGCAATGTGAAGTTATCGTAGTGGACAATAATTCAAGAGCTACCCAGTTGAACACGCTTTTAGAAGGTAAAAAAAATGTGCAGTTTATAGCGTTGAGCGAAAACTTGGGTTTTGGAAAAGCTAATAACAAAGCATTGCCGTTCTGCAAAGGGAAATATATTTTTCTGTTAAATTCTGATGCCTATTTGATTGATGACGGTATAAAACAATTGTTTGGGTTTATGGAAGCGGAGGCCAATTCGGATGTCGCCATTTGCGGAACCAATCTCATCGATGGAAATCATCAGCCCAATCTTTGTTACGGTAATTTTTTAACCGAAGACAAATTGTTGTATGACTTAGGATTGAAGAAAATTAAAGACGCAGCCTATTTGAAACAAATAAATGCCATTTCCAAAAAATGCGATTTTGATCACCCGACAGAAGTTGATTATGTTTCGGGTGCCGCTCTACTAATCAGAAAAGAAAAAATTCAGTCATTAGGATTGTTTGATCCTCGATTTCACATGTATTATGAAGATATGGAATTGTGTTATCGATATATAAAAAATGGCTGTAAAGTAGTATTAAATCCCAAAGTGACACTGGTGCATTTAGGAGGAAAATCGACTTTTTTGAATGGTTTTGATATCAACCGTGTAACGATGATGGTGCTTAAAAGCAAATACATCTTTACTTTAAATTTTCTATCTCCGACAAAAGCTTATTTTTACTATTTACTAAGTATAATTTTATTCCAGTATAAACGCATGGTGAATACTGTAAAATCATTCATAATCAAAATAGTACGACGATAA
- a CDS encoding glycosyltransferase family protein, producing the protein MKRIVLFSSVRKPKEILEISLHSYVNLKQEGFTLDFLFYDDADNEEDSAFLHAFCQANQCKLFPKIAMPSTDYNHHNWNVSRIDRIIEIKNKAIQYALEEKYDYLFLVDSDLVLHPMTLSHLVSQKEHFIFEVFWTLFFRQTFHKPNAWDYHSWAYSGPETLLKLSKKGKYVVGGGGACTLLTNEILSKNVNFDRLLSLSFQGEDRHFCTRAQALGYDVVVDTHYPAYHIFLEEQCKEAKEWYTNGCNPDFFNQWLDEHWQQKVTASFEVPELGFLMKLKHFQYEVRHLFLRTFRKDKKS; encoded by the coding sequence ATGAAAAGAATAGTATTGTTTTCTTCCGTTCGCAAACCCAAGGAAATTCTCGAAATTTCGTTGCATTCTTATGTAAATCTCAAACAAGAAGGATTTACGTTAGATTTTCTGTTTTATGATGACGCTGATAACGAGGAAGATAGTGCTTTCTTGCATGCTTTTTGTCAAGCAAATCAGTGTAAACTATTCCCCAAAATAGCCATGCCGTCAACTGATTATAATCATCATAACTGGAACGTTTCAAGAATTGACCGTATCATTGAAATCAAGAATAAAGCAATTCAGTATGCACTGGAGGAAAAGTACGATTATTTGTTTTTAGTCGATTCCGATTTGGTGTTGCATCCTATGACATTGTCCCATTTAGTGAGTCAAAAGGAGCATTTTATCTTTGAAGTTTTCTGGACGCTTTTCTTTAGACAAACATTTCATAAACCCAACGCTTGGGACTATCATTCGTGGGCTTACAGCGGTCCTGAAACCCTACTGAAATTAAGTAAAAAAGGAAAGTATGTTGTAGGTGGTGGCGGTGCTTGTACTTTGTTGACCAATGAAATTTTATCCAAAAACGTAAACTTTGACCGCTTGTTGAGTTTAAGTTTTCAGGGAGAAGACCGTCATTTTTGTACTCGTGCGCAGGCCTTAGGCTATGATGTGGTGGTAGATACACACTATCCGGCCTATCACATTTTTTTAGAAGAGCAATGTAAGGAAGCCAAAGAATGGTACACCAACGGTTGCAATCCTGACTTTTTCAATCAATGGTTGGATGAGCATTGGCAACAAAAAGTGACAGCCTCATTTGAAGTGCCTGAATTAGGATTTTTGATGAAACTGAAACACTTTCAGTATGAAGTCAGACATTTGTTTTTACGAACTTTCCGCAAAGACAAAAAATCTTAG
- a CDS encoding glycosyltransferase family 2 protein — protein sequence MNPIKFSIVITTKNRLDELKITLKKIDYLFKKNDVEVLLYDDGSNDGTSDYIKENYPGILLFRNEKAKGLIYNRNRLNKMAKGDYLISLDDDLHFLVQNPLEIIENYFEQNSRCGVVSFRIFWSKQEPESHFTNDQPEIVKSFAGGAHGFRKTAWDAIPDYPDWYEFYGEETFAAMNLFKRDWEVHYLPEILVNHRVELKKRAIANNDFGLRFRRAIRADWFNMLLLYPLSKIPRILLYSIWMQYKTKIFKGDFRVIKPLFLAKLDLITHFRKIVKYRNPLPLEVYQKYTKLKEAKIYWKPEN from the coding sequence ATGAATCCGATCAAATTTTCAATAGTAATTACCACTAAAAACCGACTTGATGAATTAAAAATCACTTTAAAAAAGATTGATTATTTATTCAAGAAAAATGATGTAGAAGTGCTACTCTACGATGACGGTTCCAATGACGGCACATCAGACTATATAAAAGAAAATTACCCCGGAATTCTTCTTTTCAGAAATGAAAAAGCTAAAGGACTTATCTATAACAGAAATCGTTTAAACAAAATGGCCAAAGGGGATTATTTGATTTCCTTAGATGATGACTTGCATTTTTTGGTACAAAATCCGTTAGAAATTATTGAAAACTATTTCGAACAAAACAGCCGTTGCGGTGTAGTTTCTTTTCGAATTTTTTGGTCAAAACAAGAACCCGAATCGCATTTTACAAATGATCAACCCGAAATAGTGAAAAGTTTTGCCGGCGGTGCGCATGGTTTTCGAAAAACCGCTTGGGATGCCATTCCGGATTATCCCGATTGGTATGAGTTTTATGGCGAAGAAACATTTGCGGCTATGAACTTATTTAAAAGGGATTGGGAAGTTCATTATTTGCCCGAAATCCTAGTTAATCATCGCGTAGAATTAAAAAAGCGAGCCATTGCCAATAACGATTTTGGCCTTCGTTTTCGCAGAGCCATTCGCGCAGATTGGTTTAATATGCTGTTGCTTTACCCGCTTAGCAAAATCCCCAGAATTTTACTCTATTCCATCTGGATGCAATACAAAACCAAAATTTTCAAAGGCGATTTCAGAGTGATTAAACCGTTGTTTTTGGCCAAATTAGATTTGATTACCCATTTCAGAAAAATTGTTAAGTATCGAAATCCGCTACCCCTTGAAGTGTATCAGAAATACACAAAATTAAAAGAAGCAAAAATTTATTGGAAACCGGAAAATTAG
- a CDS encoding glycosyltransferase family protein, whose amino-acid sequence MKILVISESINVEDSSGSKVNVALISNLKKAGFQLKVLHYSHKKIDLEDIECVLIKENKFSLNYVLSRAVRVFQRNTKMYINTYLEKVFGFSFTHTNDTNSIKRGIKKHLGFNPDLVLTLSKGSSFRPHRAMLKLPELHQKWMAYIHDPYPFHMYPRPYNWVEKSYEVKEAFVSAITQKSAHLAFPSLLLKEWMESYFPSVANKSVIIPHQIKTETQTAPLPDFFTRNEFSLLHAGHLLKQRNPVFLIEGFLRFLDNHPSARSEAKLYLIGSHSYHEPVLKPYFNHPNISIKDYLEYKVVQALEKEVPINIILEAVSEISPFLPGKFPNCVVANKPILILGPYYSEVKRLLGHQYPYWSEANDVMAIEKNISELYTIWKNNPEELRLNRQDLIDYSTEVNLKQTLDKILLK is encoded by the coding sequence ATGAAAATCTTAGTCATATCAGAATCTATAAATGTCGAAGACAGCAGTGGCTCCAAAGTAAATGTGGCTTTAATTTCCAATTTAAAAAAAGCCGGTTTTCAACTCAAAGTTCTGCATTATTCACATAAAAAAATTGATTTAGAAGATATTGAATGCGTGTTGATTAAAGAAAATAAATTCTCTTTAAATTACGTGTTATCCAGAGCAGTAAGGGTCTTTCAGCGAAATACCAAAATGTACATCAATACCTATTTAGAAAAAGTTTTCGGGTTTTCGTTTACCCATACCAACGATACCAATTCTATAAAAAGAGGGATAAAAAAACACTTGGGCTTCAATCCTGATTTAGTACTAACTCTCAGCAAAGGGAGTAGTTTCAGACCACACCGAGCGATGTTGAAATTACCTGAATTACACCAAAAATGGATGGCATATATACACGACCCTTACCCGTTTCACATGTATCCCCGTCCTTATAATTGGGTTGAAAAAAGTTATGAAGTTAAAGAAGCATTTGTTTCGGCGATAACGCAAAAATCAGCTCATTTGGCTTTTCCGAGTTTACTTTTAAAAGAATGGATGGAGAGTTATTTTCCGTCAGTAGCCAATAAAAGTGTCATCATTCCACACCAAATTAAAACAGAAACTCAAACGGCTCCGTTGCCCGATTTTTTTACCCGTAACGAATTTTCGCTTCTGCACGCAGGCCATCTGCTTAAACAACGCAATCCTGTATTTTTAATCGAAGGATTTCTTCGTTTTTTGGATAACCATCCTTCAGCAAGATCAGAAGCTAAACTCTATTTGATTGGTAGTCATTCTTACCATGAGCCTGTTTTAAAACCTTATTTCAACCACCCGAACATTAGTATTAAAGATTATTTAGAATACAAAGTAGTACAAGCCTTAGAAAAGGAAGTTCCTATCAATATTATTTTGGAAGCGGTGTCAGAGATTAGTCCATTTTTACCCGGAAAATTTCCCAATTGTGTCGTAGCCAACAAGCCTATATTGATTTTGGGGCCTTATTACAGCGAGGTCAAGCGGTTGTTAGGCCATCAATATCCCTATTGGTCAGAAGCGAATGATGTAATGGCGATTGAGAAAAATATTTCGGAATTGTATACAATTTGGAAAAACAACCCGGAAGAATTGCGCTTGAACCGTCAGGATTTAATTGATTATTCTACAGAGGTTAATTTGAAACAAACGCTCGATAAAATCCTGTTGAAATGA
- a CDS encoding acylneuraminate cytidylyltransferase family protein — MRILGIIPARGGSKGVPRKNIKLLGKMPLIEYTILAAKESKLLTDTIVSTDDEEIAIAAEISGCKPPFIRPSELAQDTSTSIEVVQHAIEFFEKQNIFFDAICLLQPTSPFREEGFIDVAIKKFVASQADSLVSVLPVPHEYNPHWTFEETERGLLTIATGDKIIIPRRQELPKAYHRDGSVYIAKTSVIKKGTFYGASIAYIESNPDFYVNIDTMEDWKQAEALIIKLGL; from the coding sequence ATGAGAATTCTAGGCATCATACCAGCTCGTGGCGGTTCTAAGGGCGTTCCCCGAAAAAACATCAAGTTATTAGGCAAAATGCCTTTGATAGAATATACCATACTGGCAGCCAAAGAGTCTAAATTACTGACCGATACTATTGTTTCTACGGATGATGAGGAAATTGCCATTGCTGCTGAAATTTCCGGATGCAAACCGCCATTTATCCGTCCGTCCGAACTGGCTCAGGATACTTCAACCTCTATAGAAGTGGTGCAGCACGCCATTGAATTTTTTGAAAAACAAAACATTTTTTTTGATGCGATTTGTTTGCTGCAACCTACCAGCCCATTCAGAGAAGAAGGGTTTATTGATGTTGCCATTAAAAAATTTGTAGCAAGTCAAGCCGATTCCTTAGTGAGTGTTTTGCCCGTACCGCATGAGTACAATCCGCATTGGACCTTTGAAGAAACCGAAAGGGGTTTGCTTACAATAGCAACGGGTGACAAAATCATAATTCCGAGACGACAAGAATTGCCAAAAGCCTATCACCGTGACGGCTCCGTTTATATTGCCAAAACTTCAGTGATTAAAAAAGGAACGTTCTATGGCGCATCAATAGCTTACATTGAAAGTAATCCCGATTTTTACGTCAATATTGATACCATGGAAGATTGGAAGCAAGCCGAAGCATTAATTATCAAATTGGGTTTGTAA